Proteins encoded within one genomic window of Panicum virgatum strain AP13 chromosome 1N, P.virgatum_v5, whole genome shotgun sequence:
- the LOC120655651 gene encoding L-type lectin-domain containing receptor kinase S.7-like produces MPPPRSSVLSLLLLLLLAVHLPPPAVAAKHRHASTSGPAPAPPASYLGVSWASNLTLLGSASLLPGATAVALTTPSRDGVGAGRALFSEPIRLLVPSSAAPASFSTRFTFRITPAPTHGDGLAFLLTSSRTFLGASNGFLGLFPSSSASDEGEADLRGVTTVAVEFDTHRDVALRDPDGNHIALDAGSIFSVASASPGVDLRAGVPITAWVEYRAPRRRLSVWLSYSHFRRPEKPALSTDVDLSGLLRTFMYAGFSASNGNGAALHVVERWTFRTFGFANSSHASPPSEPPAPPNNPLLPHNKPLLLTGNHQHHHHNLLYMVLGGVLGGVVLLVFVIVGSVVWLSRPICHPSEERTVPSEDKPYGTMSMEVVRAATKGFDSGNVIGVGGSGATVYEGVLQSGSRVAVKRFQAIWPCTKAFVSELAAMLNCPNHPNLVRLAGWCCSKDELVLVYEFMPNGNLDCALHTMGGATLPWEARFRAVVGIASALEYLHDGCDHRILHRDIKSSNVLLDGEFNARLGDFGLARLVSHGGLPHTTQPAGTLGYLAPEYVHSGVATERSDVYSFGVLALEVATGRRPTERGISVVDWVWVLWGRRRLVDAADQRLQGRFVAEEMRRVLLVGLSCVHPDCRKRPGMRRVVKMLDGTAPLTLVPDKKPPVMLQTQVNQASSMNSVDTVNTAFYSCR; encoded by the coding sequence atgcctccgcctcgctcctccgtcctctccctcctcctgctcctccttctCGCTGTCCACCTCCCGCCCCCCGCCGTGGCGGCCAAGCACCGCCACGCGTCCACATccggccccgcccccgccccgcccgcctCCTACCTCGGCGTGTCGTGGGCGAGCAACCTCACGCTCCTGGgctccgcctccctcctcccgggCGCGACCGCCGTCGCGCTCACCACCCCGTCCCGCGACGGAGTCGGCGCGGGGCGCGCCCTCTTCTCGGAGCCCATCCGCCTCCTCgtcccctcctccgccgcccccgcctcctTCTCCACCCGCTTCACCTTCCGCATCACGCCCGCGCCCACCCACGGCGACGGGCTCGCCTTCCTGCTCACCTCCTCCCGCACCTTCCTCGGCGCCTCCAACGGGTTCCTCGGCctcttcccctcctcctccgcctccgacgAGGGCGAGGCTGACCTCCGCGGCGTCACCACCGTCGCCGTCGAGTTCGATACCCACCGCGACGTGGCGCTTCGCGACCCGGACGGCAACCACATCGCGCTCGACGCGGGGTCCATCTTCTCCGTCGCGTCCGCCAGCCCCGGCGTGGACCTCAGGGCAGGGGTGCCCATCACCGCCTGGGTGGAGTACCGCGCACCCCGCCGTCGCCTCAGCGTGTGGCTCTCATACTCGCACTTCCGCCGCCCTGAGAAGCCCGCCCTCTCTACTGACGTCGACCTCTCCGGGCTTCTCCGCACGTTCATGTACGCCGGCTTCTCGGCGTCCAATGGCAACGGCGCGGCGCTTCATGTCGTTGAGCGCTGGACCTTCCGCACCTTTGGCTTCGCCAACTCATCCCACGCTTCGCCACCGTCTGAGCCCCCAGCGCCGCCCAACAATCCACTGCTGCCACACAACAAACCACTGCTGCTTACAGGaaaccaccagcaccaccaccacaacctaTTGTACATGGTGCTTGGTGGAGTCCTTGGTGGCGTGGTCCTACTGGTATTTGTCATCGTTGGCTCTGTTGTCTGGCTCTCTAGGCCAATTTGCCACCCAAGTGAAGAACGTACAGTGCCAAGTGAAGACAAGCCTTATGGAACGATGTCTATGGAGGTGGTGCGCGCAGCAACAAAGGGATTCGACAGTGGCAATGTGATTGGCGTTGGTGGCTCTGGTGCCACTGTGTATGAGGGGGTGCTCCAATCTGGTTCAAGAGTTGCAGTCAAGCGGTTCCAGGCTATTTGGCCGTGCACCAAAGCATTTGTGAGTGAGCTTGCTGCAATGCTCAATTGCCCAAATCACCCCAATCTAGTGCGGCTTGCTGGTTGGTGCTGCAGTAAGGATGAGCTCGTGCTTGTTTATGAGTTCATGCCCAATGGGAATCTTGACTGTGCACTGCACACAATGGGTGGTGCAACACTTCCCTGGGAGGCACGATTCAGGGCAGTGGTTGGTATCGCCTCAGCGCTTGAGTATCTGCATGATGGGTGTGATCACCGGATTCTGCATCGTGATATCAAGTCATCGAATGTGCTACTTGATGGAGAGTTCAATGCCCGACTGGGTGATTTCGGGCTTGCTCGTTTGGTGAGCCATGGTGGATTACCACACACAACACAGCCAGCTGGCACGCTTGGCTACCTTGCTCCAGAGTATGTGCATTCAGGTGTTGCAACAGAGCGGTCTGATGTGTACAGTTTTGGGGTGCTTGCTCTGGAAGTGGCCACTGGCCGGAGGCCCACAGAGAGGGGAATCTCTGTTGTTGACTGGGTGTGGGTTCTATGGGGTCGTCGGAGGCTGGTTGATGCTGCAGACCAGCGGCTTCAGGGCCGATTTGTTGCGGAGGAGATGCGGCGGGTTCTACTTGTGGGCCTCTCTTGTGTGCATCCAGACTGCAGGAAGCGGCCTGGCATGCGAAGGGTAGTCAAGATGCTTGATGGGACTGCACCCTTGACACTAGTGCCAGATAAGAAGCCACCGGTTATGCTCCAGACGCAAGTAAATCAAGCTTCGTCAATGAACTCTGTGGATACTGTCAATACTGCATTCTATAGCTGTCGCTGA
- the LOC120654055 gene encoding uncharacterized protein LOC120654055, with protein MDRSDMVDNIVGDRVTTNKLRIEVDDSSSSDDGDREEQHEAQHVAAAREAPLHFPLPLTARRRLLSKQLSMKETTREAKWEKRRRQILRRRGLVSVVVSREQQEGDDDGGGGGRNKKSAVDGRPHVVRSSSERAMRCLTDEDLDELRGSFELGFGFDVETGGAHLRNTLPALDFYFAVNRQLSDPKLRSASPKSTLSPVSSSSTLPDTPSPRSPNDAPAASGADPWKIFSPGDNPQLVKTRLRHWAQVVACAIKHGC; from the exons ATGGATCGATCGGACATGGTGGACAACATCGTCGGCGACCGGGTGACGACGAACAAGCTGCGCATCGAGGTCGACGACTCCTCGTCGTCGGACGACGGCGACAGGGAGGAGCAACACGAAGCACAGCATGTGGCCGCAGCGAGGGAGGCGCCCCTGCATTTTCCCCTGCCCCTGACAGCCAGAAGGCGGCTTCTGTCGAAGCAGCTGTCCATGAAGGAGACCACCAGGGAGGCCAAGTGGGAGAAGCGCCGGCGGCAGATACTGCGGCGCAGAGGCTTGGTCTCGGTCGTCGTGAGCAGGGAGCAGCAGGAgggggacgacgacggcggcggcggagggcgcaaCAAGAAGAGCGCCGTCGACGGACGGCCTCATGTCGTGAGGTCGTCGTCGGAGCGCGCAATGAGGTGCCTCACCGACGAGGACCTGGACGAGCTGCGGGGCTCCTTCGAGCTCGGGTTCGGCTTCGACGTGGAGACCGGCGGCGCCCACCTCCGCAACACGCTCCCCGCCCTCGACTTCTACTTCGCCGTCAACCGGCAGCTGTCAGACCCCAAGCTGCGCTCGGCGAGCCCCAAGTCGACGCTGTCGCCCGTGTCATCGTCCTCCACGCTCCCCGACACCCCGAGCCCACGCAGCCCCAACGATGCCCCGGCCGCCTCTGGGGCCGATCCATGGAAGATCTTCAGTCCAG GCGACAACCCTCAGCTTGTCAAGACGAGGCTGAGGCACTGGGCGCAGGTGGTGGCCTGCGCCATCAAGCACGGCTGCTGA